One segment of Candidatus Thioglobus sp. DNA contains the following:
- a CDS encoding DUF2189 domain-containing protein yields the protein MLAKTARMKKNSGVKAPINYIGLSSPITWVTKAFKDVMFCPKVAIFYGSLFTLVVYNLWNFLLSSAILHDVAAPLIAMVILILGPMSAISLYDVSKKISNGETPTLGTVLKASIKSNGSCPSIFLSIILMVIAVSWMVFSPLIYTVLHAGTLNIINSDQTIIQGLVADFLNGTNMVFVVVYSVFTLALALIAFMISWFSFPMVHDQDVDPFTAINTSLRAASKNTLVMIPWIMFVSVFVILGLLTPYFIGLVIIIPVLAHATWHAYKEMIGDIK from the coding sequence ATGTTAGCAAAAACAGCTAGAATGAAAAAAAATTCAGGAGTGAAGGCGCCTATTAATTATATTGGCTTAAGCTCCCCAATAACCTGGGTTACTAAGGCTTTTAAGGATGTAATGTTCTGCCCAAAAGTAGCTATTTTTTATGGCAGTCTATTTACTTTAGTTGTTTATAATTTATGGAATTTTTTATTAAGTTCTGCCATATTACATGATGTCGCTGCACCTTTGATAGCTATGGTTATTTTAATATTAGGCCCCATGTCTGCCATTAGCCTTTATGACGTTTCTAAGAAGATATCTAATGGTGAAACTCCGACCCTTGGAACCGTATTAAAGGCATCTATTAAATCAAATGGCTCTTGTCCTTCAATTTTTTTATCTATAATTTTGATGGTAATTGCTGTTAGCTGGATGGTTTTTTCTCCACTAATTTATACTGTCCTGCATGCCGGCACATTAAACATTATTAATTCTGACCAAACTATCATCCAGGGCTTAGTTGCGGATTTTCTTAATGGCACTAATATGGTATTTGTTGTTGTTTACTCAGTGTTTACTTTGGCGTTGGCGTTGATCGCCTTTATGATTAGCTGGTTCTCATTTCCAATGGTTCATGACCAGGATGTGGATCCGTTTACAGCGATTAATACCAGTTTAAGAGCTGCATCAAAAAATACTTTGGTGATGATCCCTTGGATTATGTTTGTGAGTGTTTTTGTAATACTCGGTCTTCTAACGCCTTACT
- the coxB gene encoding cytochrome c oxidase subunit II, with protein MKKLAKVVASVIALTSTAVFSEYGLNMTKGVTSISRDIYDLHMMVFWVCVVIAVIVFGAMFYSVFAHRKSKGAVAAQFHESTKAEILWTLIPVVILIGMAIPATATLIDLEDTSKAEMSIKVTGHQWKWQYDYPEEGISFMSNLAKSSKNSLRKDIKDKPENYLLEVDKHLVIPVDTSVRFLITSNDVIHNWWVPAFGVKQDANPGFINDAWAQADVIGTYRGQCAELCGKDHGFMPIVVDVVSKADYAIWVAKEQAAAAAAVASATKTWTTSELMTKGKDVYETNCAGCHKKDGSGMPPIFPAMIGSPIANGQASEHVNLVLHGKGGMPAFKMLGDADLASVITYERNGFGNTGSVVQPSDIKSAR; from the coding sequence ATGAAAAAATTAGCAAAGGTTGTAGCATCTGTTATAGCATTAACTTCTACAGCAGTATTTTCAGAATACGGACTAAATATGACTAAAGGCGTCACGTCAATTAGTCGAGATATTTATGACTTACACATGATGGTTTTTTGGGTTTGTGTTGTCATTGCAGTCATTGTATTTGGTGCAATGTTTTACTCTGTGTTTGCCCATAGGAAATCTAAAGGTGCAGTTGCAGCCCAGTTCCACGAAAGCACTAAAGCTGAAATTCTATGGACACTTATTCCAGTTGTAATTTTAATTGGAATGGCAATCCCTGCTACTGCAACGCTGATTGATTTAGAAGACACTTCTAAGGCTGAAATGAGTATTAAAGTTACTGGACACCAGTGGAAGTGGCAATATGATTACCCGGAAGAAGGAATCAGCTTTATGTCTAATCTAGCTAAAAGTTCAAAAAATTCCTTAAGAAAAGACATTAAAGACAAGCCAGAGAATTATTTGTTAGAAGTGGATAAGCACCTCGTAATTCCAGTTGATACATCTGTTCGATTTTTAATCACTTCAAATGATGTTATCCATAATTGGTGGGTTCCAGCATTTGGTGTTAAGCAAGACGCTAACCCTGGTTTTATCAATGATGCGTGGGCTCAAGCCGATGTAATCGGAACTTATCGCGGTCAATGTGCTGAGCTATGTGGTAAGGATCATGGCTTTATGCCAATTGTAGTTGATGTTGTATCAAAAGCAGACTATGCAATATGGGTTGCTAAAGAGCAAGCTGCTGCTGCTGCTGCTGTTGCTAGTGCAACTAAAACATGGACTACATCAGAGTTAATGACCAAAGGTAAAGACGTCTATGAAACTAATTGTGCAGGCTGTCATAAGAAAGATGGCTCAGGAATGCCGCCTATTTTCCCAGCCATGATAGGCTCACCTATTGCTAATGGCCAAGCGTCAGAGCATGTGAACTTAGTACTTCATGGTAAAGGAGGCATGCCAGCATTCAAAATGTTAGGCGATGCAGATTTAGCTTCAGTTATTACTTATGAAAGAAATGGTTTTGGTAATACTGGCAGTGTAGTTCAACCTTCAGACATTAAGTCTGCACGATAA